GCCGCGCGTGCGCAGCGCCACCCGGGCCGGGTAGGTGAGGAAGCGCGTCAGCACCCGGTCCACGTTGAGCGCGTCCCGGCGCTCGCGCAGCACGGGCAGCCGCCGCGCCAGGGGCACCAGCTTGGGACGCACCGACGTCACCCACACCCGGTCCGCCAGCGGGCCGTGGAACTGCTCGTGCAGCGCCTCGCCGGCGAGGTCCATGCTCGGCCAGCCCTCGTCGAGTGGATCCATCAGCAACGCCAGACGCAAGGGAATGCCGGTGCCGCTCATGAGTCCTCCACTCCGCGTGCACGGACGCGGTCCCTCAGCACGTCCAGCGTATGCGCGAGCGAGAAGTTCTCCATGTAGAAATCAGCCGCGCGTTGGCCCAGGGCGGGCCAGGACTCCGGGGTTGACAGCAGGGCCTCGGCTGTTTCCAGGACGGAGGCGGCCGTGGGCTCGGGGGCCAGGGCGAGCGCGCCGGAGCTCCGCCAGGGTGCTTCGGTGGCGGGGCCCGCGTTGGACACCAGCGGCCTGCCCAGTCCCAACCCCGCCATGGCGCTGCCCCGGCGCGTGCTGAGCCCATCGGGGAAGGGCTGCACGAGCACGTCACAGGCCTTCAACGTGGCGGCGAGCTCGTCGCCGGGCAGTCCTCCCAGTGCCCGCACGCGTCCGGCGAGCTCCGGGTGGCGGCCGGTGAGCTGACGGGCGAAGTGCGTGCTGCCCCGGCCCGCCAGCACCACCCGGCGGCGCGCGTCCTGGTGGAGCAGCGCGGGCAGCACCTCCTCCAACAGGCCCGTGATGAGCGCTCCATACGTCCCCAGGTGGCCGATGAGCACCGTGTCGGGACTGGGGCGCAGCGCGGCGCGGCGGGACTCCACCTCGCTCGCGGGAGGCTGGGTGGGCAGGTTGCTCGGCACGGGCAGCCACTCGAGGGGCACGCGGCGGGGGGGCGCGTGGAGGAGCCTGTTCCACCACGGGGTGGAGACGAAGACGCGGTCCGCCCGCGCCAGGACGAGCGCCGCCATGGCCCGGGTGACGGCGCCCAGCACGTTGTGGCGCCACGGCAGCTTCCAGCCCCAGGGGAAGCAGACCTCGTGGAAGAACATCCACACCTCGTCCCTCCGGCGCCGCGCGAGCCACAGCGCGAAGGGGACGTTCATCGCCTTGTAGCCGAAGGCGTGGGGCACGTACTGCACCACCAGCCGTTTCGGGCCGGGCAGCCGCTCCAGCTCGTGCTCCAGCCGCTTCAGGCCGCGCACGGCGTAGCCCTCGGGCAGCCGGTGCACGGTGACTCCCTCGGGCGCCAGCGTCTCCCGTGGCTCGCCCGGCGCCCAGACATGCACGGCGCAGCCCGCGCGCGCGAGCCCCTCGGCCACCTGCCACGTGTAGTCGCTCACGCCGCCGGGCTGGGGAGGAAACTCGCCGGTGAGCAGGTGCCAGGAGACGCCGAGCGCGTCCGCGTACCGTCCGCTCATGCCCGTCCTCCCAGCACCCGCGCGTAGACGTCCCGCACCTGGGCGGCGTAGCGCTCGCGGGTGAAGCGCGCGAGCACCGAGCGCCGTGCTTCCTGGCCCAGCCGCGCGCGCAGCTCCGGCTCCCGGACGAGCCGCGCCATCGCCGCGGCGAGCCCCTCCACGTCCCCGGGCGTGAAGGCCAGGGCGTCGTGCCCGTCGCGGACGAGCTCCGCGGCCCCGCCCGCCGCGGACACCACCACCGCCCGGGCGCAGGACATGGCCTCGACGATGGTCATCCCGAAGGGCTCCGGCCGCGTGCTGGCGTGCACCACCCCGTCCAGCGCCCGGTAGATGGAGGCGGGCTCGGACTGGAAGGGGATGAAGCCCACGTGCGCCTCCAGGCCCAGCGCGTGCGCGGTGGCGCGCAGCTCCGCCTCCGCGTACTGCGAGCCGGGCGTGCGGTACACGGGGCTGCCCACCACGTAGAAGCGCACCGCGTGCGCGGGGTGCAGGGCCCGCAGGCGCGCCGCCGCCTGGAGGAACACCTCCTGTCCCTTCCAGCGCGCATAGGTGGCCACCAGCCCGAGCCGTACCGTGCCCTCGGGCGCCGGGGGCAGGCCCGCGAGCGTGTCGAGCCGTCCACCTTCCGCGGGGCCGGGAGAGAAGCGCTCCGTGTCCACGCCGTTGTGCACCGGGTGCACGGGGACGCCGCCGAGCACGTGCCGGGCGTCCTCGGCCACCGCCGCCGAGTTGGCGATGGCCGCCGCCGCACGCACCCCGGTCAGGCGCAGCACGCGCCGCAGCAGGGGCCGTTCGCCGAGGAAGTCATGGAGGTGCCACACCACGGGGGCGCCCGGGGCGCAGAGCGCGGAGAGCAGGTGCGTCTTGAGGCCGTTGGAGTGGACGAGGGTGGGGTGGAAGCGGCGCAGGGCGCGTTGCAGGGCGAGCAGGTGGGCCGCCGCGGCCGGGGTGGCGCGGGCCAGGGCGGTGCCCAGGCGCAGGTAGCCCTCCACTCCCGCGCCGCGCAGTTGCGAGTCCCCCAGCGAGGCGAGCGCGGCGGACAGGGGCAGGGCGAGCGTCTCCACCCCCAGGGCCCGGGCCTGCTCCGTCAGTGGCCCCTCCGCTCCGGCGATGAGGCCGAGCCAGGGCGCCTCGGAGGTACGGCGCAGGCAGTCCAGCAGGTCCAGGAGCGTCCGCTCCGCTCCACCCACCACCCCCACCGGACTCAGGAAGAGCAACCGCACCCGGCGCAACCCACCAGAGGTGGACGGGCCGGGTCAAGCTCGGCTGCCCGGGCGGCGGGGGGTCCAGCGTCATTCCGGACGGAGCAAGCACACTCCCGGCGCGGGCGGTGGCAGGATGGCGCGTCCTTCTATGAGCCGAACACGCCGCTACCTCCGTGGCATGGGGGTGGGTTACGCCTACCAGCTCCTCACCATGGGGGTCGGGCTCTTCCTGACCCGATTCCTGCTGGAGCGCCTCGGCTCCGAGCAGTACGGCCTGTGGATCGTCGGCTTCCAGCTGCTCAACTGGCTGCTGCTGCTGGACGTGGGGGTCATCGCCCTGGTGCCCCGGGAGGTCGCCAGCACCACGGGCCGCGCGGACGGCCCCGAGGCCACGCCGCGTCTGGTGGGCTTCACCCTGCGGCTGGCGCTCATGCAGTCGCTGCTCGTCGGAGCGGCGGCGCTCGGCGTGTGGTGGCTGCTGCCCTCGGACTGGGAGGCCCTGCGCCCGGCCCTGGGCCCCACGCTGCTCGCGTTCGTCCTCCTCTATCCGCTGCGCATGCTGTCCGCGCTCCTCGAGGGCCTGCAGGACCTGGCCTGGCTCTCCGGCGCGCAGATGGTGGGCTGGGCGGTGGGCACGGGCACCACGGTGGGGCTGGTGCTGCTCGGCCATGGCGTGGTGTCGCTCGCGTGGGGGTGGATTCTCCAGCAGCTGCTGCAGGCGGCGCTGGCGGGCGTGCGGCTCGGGTGGCGCCACCGGCACGTGCTGCCGCGGCGGCTGCCCCGGCTCGAGCGCGCCGAGGTGCTCGGCTGGTTGCGGCGAGGCGCGTGGGTCACCGTCAACCAGCTGGCCACCGTGCTCCTCACCGGCACGGATCTGCTGCTGGTGGGCAAGCTGCTCGGCCCCGAGGCCACGGTCGCCTACGCATGCACGTCCAAGGCGGTGTCCATCCTCATCCACCAGCCGCGCATGCTCGTCAACGCCGCGCTTCCCGGCCTCAGCCAGATGCGGACGGGCGAGTCCCGCGAGCGCCTGCTGCAGGTGTGCACCAGCCTCGTGCAGGCCTCGCTGCTCATCAGTGGCCTGCTCACCACCGGCGTGGTGGCCGCCAATGGCGCCTTCGTGGGCTGGTGGGTGGGTCCGGACAAGTACCTGGGGCTCGGCGTCTCCGGGCTCATCGCGCTCAACATGCTGCTGCGCCACTGGAGCGGCGCCACCGCCATGGCCACCTTCGCCTTCGGGGACGAGCGCCGCATCGCCCTCACCGCGCTGGCCGATGGTGTGGTGGCCCTCGGGGTGGGCGCGGTGGGCCTGGGGCTCCTGGGCTTCATCGGCGCGCCGCTCGGCACGCTCGCGGGCCTGGTGCTGGTGAGCCTCCCGGGGCACCTGCGCGCGCTCGCGCGTCACTCCGGCGTTCCCCTGCGGCAGCTGCTCCAGCCCCTCTTCCCCTGG
The sequence above is drawn from the Archangium gephyra genome and encodes:
- a CDS encoding lipopolysaccharide biosynthesis protein, translating into MSRTRRYLRGMGVGYAYQLLTMGVGLFLTRFLLERLGSEQYGLWIVGFQLLNWLLLLDVGVIALVPREVASTTGRADGPEATPRLVGFTLRLALMQSLLVGAAALGVWWLLPSDWEALRPALGPTLLAFVLLYPLRMLSALLEGLQDLAWLSGAQMVGWAVGTGTTVGLVLLGHGVVSLAWGWILQQLLQAALAGVRLGWRHRHVLPRRLPRLERAEVLGWLRRGAWVTVNQLATVLLTGTDLLLVGKLLGPEATVAYACTSKAVSILIHQPRMLVNAALPGLSQMRTGESRERLLQVCTSLVQASLLISGLLTTGVVAANGAFVGWWVGPDKYLGLGVSGLIALNMLLRHWSGATAMATFAFGDERRIALTALADGVVALGVGAVGLGLLGFIGAPLGTLAGLVLVSLPGHLRALARHSGVPLRQLLQPLFPWFWRTGVTLVLATLLSLAWAPGHLVGFLTVGLASALLYGLLVGPVAFVGPLASYVRPRWNALTARLSPSKPSGTV
- a CDS encoding glycosyltransferase family 4 protein, which gives rise to MSGRYADALGVSWHLLTGEFPPQPGGVSDYTWQVAEGLARAGCAVHVWAPGEPRETLAPEGVTVHRLPEGYAVRGLKRLEHELERLPGPKRLVVQYVPHAFGYKAMNVPFALWLARRRRDEVWMFFHEVCFPWGWKLPWRHNVLGAVTRAMAALVLARADRVFVSTPWWNRLLHAPPRRVPLEWLPVPSNLPTQPPASEVESRRAALRPSPDTVLIGHLGTYGALITGLLEEVLPALLHQDARRRVVLAGRGSTHFARQLTGRHPELAGRVRALGGLPGDELAATLKACDVLVQPFPDGLSTRRGSAMAGLGLGRPLVSNAGPATEAPWRSSGALALAPEPTAASVLETAEALLSTPESWPALGQRAADFYMENFSLAHTLDVLRDRVRARGVEDS
- a CDS encoding glycosyltransferase family 4 protein; this translates as MRLLFLSPVGVVGGAERTLLDLLDCLRRTSEAPWLGLIAGAEGPLTEQARALGVETLALPLSAALASLGDSQLRGAGVEGYLRLGTALARATPAAAAHLLALQRALRRFHPTLVHSNGLKTHLLSALCAPGAPVVWHLHDFLGERPLLRRVLRLTGVRAAAAIANSAAVAEDARHVLGGVPVHPVHNGVDTERFSPGPAEGGRLDTLAGLPPAPEGTVRLGLVATYARWKGQEVFLQAAARLRALHPAHAVRFYVVGSPVYRTPGSQYAEAELRATAHALGLEAHVGFIPFQSEPASIYRALDGVVHASTRPEPFGMTIVEAMSCARAVVVSAAGGAAELVRDGHDALAFTPGDVEGLAAAMARLVREPELRARLGQEARRSVLARFTRERYAAQVRDVYARVLGGRA